One Algibacter sp. L3A6 genomic region harbors:
- a CDS encoding DNRLRE domain-containing protein, producing MKNYYFFKQSICFVCFFFLSLSIWATDETVSPGGDIQTAIDNVAASGGGVVTLAAGTHNITVPVRMKSNVTLQGEGQWASLLKTTVNMKMIIADSENLVNLIIQNLAIEGTNAANGGGIEITANDDVEHDNVQILNVHCTKTGWGVHIKGTKNLLVKDCLFDENGTAGQEGFAHNMYLRRVYGAEVRDSQFLNSTSANGINISYSEDIKIYNCEMSGNYFRGVRAANTVGYLVHDCIVQNNGNVGILANSEGVPTTNIDIRRNCVSNNTLEGISGVNGVTGIVTDNNAYGNDTDDDNADYSLPGGVNESGNISDASVNCVYQTNQTRILLGATSGINTVELNWTLDNVTTVRQDVFRDTDADASGRTLIASNVSGTTYTDNSVVGGTDYWYWIKASDISENTLNSNAASANPSSGEPSVELSATSGDGFVTLDWDIENIDIQNVGVFRDTDDNASGRQLIKNGVTGTSYTDTSVENGTQYWYWLKVTDVDSKNFQNEPATYALPTVPNVARAQFIHPGISHKKSDLDRMKYMVEAEVDPWYGSYQDMVLDSKSSYDYVVQGDETFTELGRDSGVNYGAWNSDIRAAYYNAIRWYITGDTRHADKAVEIFKAWSNLTSVTSGGTEALSGGVAYIMVEAAEIIKSTYPGWEAADVQAFKDMLVYPGYSTTTEPADIRNNATFYWKSYLGDPVRHGNQGLSGWRTVMAMGIFLDNETMYNRAYHYIKGTLDEHTGDLAYPAGPNTSSEVPTAVGEHSDTYDIDRGYTEANYGYNEVMTNYIYENGQCQESSRDQAHVMFGLGLLGSMAEMAWNQGDDLYSHEDDRFLKGLEFSLKYNVSALASYPDQTTAWEPDNFITGFDRTGRWYSKSMSPDGIGGFTSIRPNWEMSTAHYIGRGFKTEEEAKWTQRARDKSIELGGYEKAGWSNDAIGWGALTFRRPVECFGDPIIGFDVNGLPDYAVHTITEVIEAENFDYDPLKNGEGRIYNDLSVGNSGGAYRMMDNVDVETIATGGYNLTDIEAGEWLTYTVSVPETAIYSISIKYAASQAGGAVKFSFAGEEKTGEEAVPFGAPYSEGDSDWKDYVIAEDIQLEKGVQSLKISFSGVSNAFKLDNFTLAETGIVKEDQSIQFFTMSNKLLGGDDFDPEAKATSGLDVSYSSSNTSVATIVDGMVHIVGLGETTITATQDGDSAFNEAPSVSQELTVVPMVAGTLSLGADADTYVHEGKANDNFGEATSMVTKVDARYAILKFNLNSLPGDVISAKLRLFQRTRYRDLRTVYDVADDSWTETEITWNNKPEYSNARSEITTAASTWCEWDVSSYVAQEANGDNIITFAIKDPANSGVGIDFYSKEQGDTVPELIIEYAAASLGTSSEGLNISMYPNPVSNELHVSLGSASLNLNETSIKVFALSGQKVLETKPNSNNIKLDVSQLNSGIYMLMISDTSKNITRKIVKL from the coding sequence ATGAAGAACTATTATTTTTTTAAACAATCGATATGTTTCGTTTGTTTCTTTTTTTTATCACTATCTATTTGGGCAACCGATGAAACGGTATCTCCAGGAGGCGATATTCAAACCGCAATCGATAATGTCGCCGCAAGTGGAGGTGGTGTTGTAACGCTCGCTGCGGGAACACATAATATTACTGTACCTGTTAGAATGAAAAGTAATGTCACTTTACAAGGTGAAGGCCAGTGGGCTAGTTTACTTAAAACTACGGTAAACATGAAAATGATTATTGCAGATTCAGAAAACTTAGTAAACCTCATTATTCAAAATTTAGCTATAGAAGGTACCAATGCCGCAAATGGTGGAGGAATAGAAATTACCGCTAACGATGATGTGGAACATGACAATGTCCAGATTTTAAATGTGCATTGCACAAAAACGGGTTGGGGCGTTCATATTAAAGGAACAAAAAACTTGTTAGTAAAAGATTGTTTGTTTGATGAAAACGGAACGGCAGGACAAGAAGGTTTTGCACATAACATGTACTTACGTCGTGTATATGGTGCGGAAGTTAGAGATAGTCAGTTTTTAAATTCTACCTCAGCAAATGGTATTAATATTTCTTATAGTGAAGATATTAAAATTTACAACTGCGAGATGTCGGGCAACTATTTTAGAGGTGTTCGTGCGGCTAATACCGTTGGTTACTTAGTACACGATTGTATTGTGCAAAATAATGGTAATGTGGGTATTTTAGCTAATTCCGAAGGTGTGCCAACAACAAATATTGATATTAGAAGAAACTGTGTTTCAAATAATACATTAGAAGGTATAAGTGGTGTTAACGGTGTTACCGGAATTGTAACTGATAATAATGCCTACGGAAATGATACGGATGATGATAATGCAGATTATAGCTTGCCAGGTGGTGTAAACGAATCTGGTAATATTTCTGATGCAAGTGTTAACTGCGTTTATCAAACCAATCAAACTCGTATTTTACTTGGTGCTACATCGGGTATTAATACTGTGGAATTAAATTGGACTTTAGATAATGTAACAACCGTTAGACAAGATGTTTTTAGAGATACAGATGCTGATGCTAGCGGACGTACTTTAATTGCGAGTAATGTGTCTGGAACAACCTATACCGATAATTCGGTTGTTGGAGGTACAGATTACTGGTACTGGATTAAAGCGAGCGATATTTCAGAAAACACTTTAAATTCTAATGCGGCGAGTGCTAATCCATCATCAGGAGAACCAAGTGTTGAACTTTCTGCAACATCAGGAGATGGTTTTGTAACTTTAGATTGGGATATTGAAAATATAGATATTCAAAATGTAGGTGTTTTTAGAGATACTGATGATAATGCTAGTGGACGCCAATTGATTAAAAATGGCGTTACAGGCACGAGTTATACAGATACTTCAGTAGAAAACGGAACACAATATTGGTACTGGTTAAAAGTAACCGATGTCGATTCTAAAAACTTCCAAAACGAACCAGCAACTTATGCGTTACCAACGGTGCCTAATGTGGCTCGTGCCCAATTTATTCATCCAGGAATTTCGCATAAAAAATCAGACTTAGACCGTATGAAATATATGGTTGAAGCAGAAGTTGATCCTTGGTACGGCTCGTATCAAGATATGGTTTTAGATTCTAAATCTAGCTATGATTATGTAGTACAAGGTGATGAAACTTTTACAGAATTAGGTCGAGATTCTGGTGTAAACTATGGCGCTTGGAATAGTGATATTCGAGCGGCTTATTACAATGCCATTCGTTGGTATATTACAGGAGACACAAGACATGCCGATAAAGCTGTAGAAATTTTTAAAGCCTGGTCTAATTTAACATCAGTAACTAGTGGAGGAACTGAGGCTTTAAGTGGAGGAGTGGCATACATTATGGTAGAAGCGGCGGAAATTATTAAAAGTACTTACCCAGGTTGGGAAGCTGCAGATGTACAAGCTTTTAAAGATATGTTGGTGTACCCAGGATATTCTACTACTACAGAGCCAGCGGATATTAGAAATAATGCAACCTTTTACTGGAAATCTTATTTAGGTGACCCTGTTAGACATGGAAATCAAGGATTATCAGGCTGGCGTACCGTAATGGCTATGGGAATCTTTTTAGATAACGAAACTATGTACAATCGTGCATACCACTATATTAAAGGTACTTTAGATGAGCATACAGGAGATTTAGCATATCCTGCCGGACCAAATACAAGTAGTGAAGTGCCTACCGCAGTTGGAGAACACTCAGATACTTACGATATTGATCGTGGTTATACCGAAGCGAATTATGGATATAACGAGGTGATGACTAATTATATTTATGAAAATGGACAATGTCAAGAATCTTCTAGAGATCAAGCCCACGTTATGTTTGGTTTAGGTTTATTAGGTTCTATGGCAGAAATGGCGTGGAATCAAGGTGATGATTTATATAGTCATGAGGATGATAGGTTTTTAAAAGGTCTAGAATTTTCATTGAAATATAATGTATCGGCTTTAGCGTCTTACCCAGATCAAACCACTGCTTGGGAACCTGATAACTTTATAACAGGATTTGATAGAACAGGCAGATGGTATTCTAAATCTATGAGTCCTGATGGTATTGGTGGTTTTACATCCATTCGTCCAAATTGGGAAATGTCTACTGCCCATTACATTGGTAGAGGTTTTAAAACTGAAGAAGAAGCTAAATGGACCCAACGTGCAAGAGATAAATCGATTGAATTAGGAGGTTACGAAAAAGCAGGATGGAGTAACGATGCCATTGGTTGGGGGGCACTTACGTTTCGCAGACCTGTGGAATGTTTTGGCGATCCAATAATAGGTTTTGATGTTAATGGTTTGCCCGATTATGCAGTACATACTATTACTGAAGTTATTGAAGCGGAAAACTTTGATTACGATCCCTTAAAAAATGGTGAAGGTCGAATTTATAACGATTTAAGCGTAGGGAATTCAGGTGGTGCATATCGAATGATGGACAACGTAGATGTTGAAACCATAGCAACTGGAGGATATAATTTAACAGACATAGAAGCTGGAGAATGGTTAACCTATACGGTTTCGGTGCCAGAGACAGCTATTTACAGCATTAGTATTAAATATGCTGCTTCTCAAGCAGGAGGTGCTGTTAAATTTAGTTTTGCAGGTGAAGAAAAAACAGGAGAAGAAGCGGTGCCGTTTGGTGCGCCTTATTCTGAAGGAGATTCCGATTGGAAAGATTATGTTATTGCAGAAGATATTCAATTAGAAAAAGGTGTTCAAAGTTTAAAAATTTCTTTTTCAGGAGTTTCTAATGCTTTCAAATTAGATAATTTCACTTTAGCTGAAACAGGAATTGTAAAAGAAGATCAATCCATTCAGTTTTTCACCATGTCTAATAAATTATTAGGTGGAGACGATTTTGATCCAGAAGCTAAAGCAACATCAGGTTTAGATGTGAGCTATTCAAGCTCAAACACGTCAGTTGCAACAATTGTAGATGGTATGGTTCATATTGTTGGATTGGGAGAAACCACTATAACAGCAACGCAAGATGGCGATTCCGCTTTTAATGAAGCGCCTAGCGTTTCACAAGAACTAACTGTTGTTCCTATGGTTGCTGGTACTTTGAGTTTAGGTGCAGATGCCGATACGTATGTGCATGAAGGAAAAGCGAATGATAATTTTGGAGAAGCGACATCGATGGTTACAAAAGTAGATGCGCGTTATGCCATTTTAAAATTCAATTTAAATTCATTGCCTGGCGATGTGATTTCAGCAAAGCTTAGACTGTTTCAAAGAACGAGATATAGAGATTTAAGAACGGTGTATGATGTGGCTGATGATAGTTGGACGGAAACAGAAATAACATGGAATAATAAACCCGAATATTCTAATGCCAGATCTGAAATTACAACAGCTGCAAGTACATGGTGCGAATGGGATGTATCATCTTATGTAGCTCAAGAAGCGAATGGCGATAATATCATCACTTTTGCTATAAAAGATCCTGCGAATAGTGGTGTTGGTATCGATTTTTATTCCAAAGAGCAAGGCGATACGGTTCCTGAATTGATTATCGAATATGCCGCAGCATCGTTAGGTACTTCTTCGGAAGGTCTAAATATCAGTATGTATCCAAACCCAGTATCAAACGAACTTCATGTTTCATTAGGCTCAGCTAGCTTAAATTTGAATGAAACTAGTATTAAGGTTTTTGCATTAAGTGGTCAGAAAGTTTTGGAAACTAAACCAAATTCGAATAACATAAAACTAGATGTGTCTCAATTAAATAGCGGGATTTATATGCTTATGATTTCCGATACATCGAAAAATATAACAAGAAAAATAGTGAAGTTGTAA
- a CDS encoding SGNH/GDSL hydrolase family protein, with the protein MCIQKKRMPNVFIYGDSISIAYSSKVMKLLRGKANVYRLFKNGGSSDQFIANMDKLEQSMFQPGLEQGWKFDWDVIHFNVGLHDLKYLKGKNLNKKDGKQVSSIETYKENLEGICQYLKTKFPKAKLIFATTTPVPENAKGRFKGDSIKYNRAALEVLVNHPDIIINDLYTFTKPHREAWEQAPGNVHYKALGFNKQGEEVARIIDEVL; encoded by the coding sequence ATGTGCATCCAAAAAAAGAGAATGCCTAATGTGTTTATTTATGGCGATTCTATTTCAATAGCTTATTCTTCAAAAGTGATGAAACTTTTAAGGGGAAAAGCTAATGTTTATCGCTTGTTTAAAAATGGAGGTTCTAGCGATCAGTTTATTGCGAATATGGATAAATTGGAGCAAAGTATGTTTCAACCCGGTTTAGAGCAAGGCTGGAAATTTGATTGGGATGTTATTCATTTCAATGTGGGTTTGCATGATTTAAAGTACCTAAAAGGAAAAAATCTAAACAAGAAAGATGGTAAGCAAGTGTCGTCTATTGAAACATATAAAGAAAATTTAGAAGGTATTTGTCAATATCTAAAAACGAAATTTCCGAAGGCAAAATTAATTTTTGCAACCACAACACCGGTTCCTGAAAATGCAAAAGGGCGCTTTAAAGGCGATAGTATTAAATACAATAGAGCAGCTTTAGAAGTTTTAGTAAATCATCCGGATATTATAATTAACGATTTGTACACTTTTACCAAACCACATCGCGAAGCTTGGGAGCAAGCACCCGGAAATGTGCATTATAAAGCTTTAGGTTTTAATAAGCAAGGAGAAGAGGTGGCGCGAATTATTGATGAGGTTTTATAA
- a CDS encoding alpha/beta hydrolase gives MKSIKISILLTFFLSSISVLHAQVPADFGFVEGENYKKDVVYKTVDGKPVIMDIFYPNADVLQEENPWVVFVHGGGWAGGVKENIFRDSFLGTLKTLIASGVVCATIDYRLARKPITSYESVVDCKDAARFLLKNSTEFKLDKEQYGIWGGSAGGHLSLVTALAPDAPFPGDPSLADIHPEYKFVTSFFPFTSCLNPDIRPNSIFEDGKLFNRLLGGSVEEKQELARLMSPTEFLDENSLPILLVHGEKDTTLPIINSLYMMEVAKEKNADVQLLAVKNAGHSMSGKNISPSFEGIAERCSSFMLSHLGETN, from the coding sequence ATGAAATCAATAAAAATATCTATTCTGCTTACTTTTTTTCTTTCAAGTATATCTGTGCTTCATGCTCAGGTACCGGCCGATTTCGGTTTTGTAGAAGGAGAGAACTATAAAAAAGATGTGGTTTATAAAACAGTCGATGGAAAACCGGTAATTATGGATATTTTTTATCCAAATGCCGATGTGCTTCAAGAAGAAAACCCATGGGTTGTTTTTGTACATGGCGGTGGTTGGGCTGGTGGTGTAAAAGAGAATATTTTTAGAGATTCTTTTTTAGGAACATTAAAAACACTTATAGCAAGCGGTGTAGTGTGTGCAACTATAGATTATCGATTAGCAAGAAAACCTATAACATCTTACGAGTCTGTGGTAGATTGTAAGGATGCTGCTCGATTTCTTTTAAAAAATTCGACTGAATTTAAATTAGATAAAGAGCAATATGGTATTTGGGGTGGTTCTGCCGGAGGGCACCTGAGTTTGGTTACAGCTTTAGCTCCAGACGCACCTTTTCCTGGTGATCCAAGTTTAGCTGATATTCATCCGGAGTATAAATTTGTAACTTCTTTTTTCCCGTTTACATCATGCTTAAATCCTGATATTAGACCAAATTCTATTTTTGAAGATGGTAAACTTTTCAATCGTCTTTTAGGAGGAAGTGTTGAAGAAAAACAAGAACTAGCACGATTGATGAGTCCTACTGAGTTTTTAGATGAAAACAGTTTGCCTATTCTATTAGTACATGGCGAAAAAGACACGACGCTTCCTATTATTAATTCACTTTATATGATGGAAGTTGCCAAAGAAAAAAATGCCGATGTACAATTGCTAGCTGTTAAAAATGCTGGGCATAGTATGTCTGGTAAAAATATCTCTCCGTCTTTTGAAGGGATAGCCGAACGTTGTAGTAGTTTTATGCTTTCTCATTTAGGAGAGACTAACTAA
- a CDS encoding DUF1565 domain-containing protein, whose translation MRAKVSIFRVLFFVCSFMVQAKDFHVSKKGNDFNEGSQSAPFKTISKAAKLAQPGDVIIVHKGVYRERIDPFYGGRNDRSRIVYKAAENEEVWIKGSEVISTWKKHKGSVWKVVINNSFFGDFNPYQEILYGDWLTKTYGRDHHLGEVYVNGKALYEIDSLSKVASLNPLKRATDVEGSKYKWYCETNNETTTIYANFQDKNPNKELVEINVRPTVFFPKKTGINYITVRGFKMAHAATQWAPPTAEQQGLIGPNWSKGWIIENNLITDSKCAGVVIGKERGSGQNAWRRDKKKHGTQREREVVFKALQMGWSKETIGSHVIRNNTIKDCEQGGIIGHLGCIFSEISNNHIYNINVKKQFDGWEIAGIKLHAAIDVLIKNNFIHDNHRGIWLDWQAQGARVSGNLLFNNEDQDLFVEVNHGPMVIDNNIILSERGILNASQGTAFVNNLVAGNIHMRTATNRFTHYHFPHSTEVLGMMTVILGDDRFYNNIFAANNESLEKSQYYGLDAYNDFPSASYQWKSPGSLNNYNAQKFPVFIDANLYLNRAKPSNIETNLVENKTLNPAIRLTKSDDGYYLSITADASFRQVKTQFVNTTILGAAFQSETPYENPDGSALTINEDYFGNERTTEQPLVGPFQNLKIGENRIKVWRN comes from the coding sequence ATGAGAGCAAAAGTCAGCATTTTCAGAGTCTTATTTTTTGTTTGTTCTTTTATGGTTCAAGCAAAAGATTTTCATGTATCAAAAAAAGGAAATGATTTTAATGAAGGAAGCCAGAGCGCTCCGTTTAAAACTATTTCTAAAGCAGCCAAATTAGCACAGCCAGGCGATGTTATTATCGTTCACAAAGGTGTTTATCGAGAACGCATAGATCCTTTTTATGGAGGAAGAAATGATAGAAGCCGAATTGTTTATAAGGCAGCCGAGAACGAAGAGGTTTGGATTAAAGGTTCCGAAGTTATCAGCACTTGGAAAAAGCATAAAGGCTCTGTTTGGAAAGTCGTGATTAATAATAGTTTCTTCGGAGATTTTAATCCGTATCAAGAAATTCTTTATGGCGACTGGTTAACAAAAACTTACGGCAGAGATCATCATTTAGGCGAGGTTTATGTAAATGGAAAGGCTTTGTATGAAATTGATAGTCTATCTAAAGTAGCGTCTTTAAATCCTTTAAAAAGAGCAACGGATGTTGAAGGTTCGAAATACAAATGGTATTGTGAAACAAACAATGAAACGACAACGATATACGCCAATTTTCAAGATAAAAACCCTAATAAAGAGTTAGTAGAAATCAATGTGAGGCCTACTGTCTTTTTTCCGAAGAAAACAGGAATTAACTATATCACCGTTCGTGGATTTAAAATGGCACATGCAGCAACGCAATGGGCTCCACCAACAGCAGAACAACAAGGTTTAATAGGTCCAAACTGGAGCAAGGGATGGATTATCGAAAACAACCTCATCACAGACTCTAAATGCGCAGGAGTAGTAATAGGAAAAGAACGAGGTTCTGGTCAAAATGCTTGGCGTCGCGATAAAAAGAAACATGGTACACAACGCGAGCGTGAAGTTGTTTTTAAAGCTTTACAAATGGGATGGTCTAAGGAAACAATTGGTTCTCATGTTATTAGAAACAATACCATAAAAGATTGTGAACAAGGCGGAATTATCGGTCATCTTGGTTGCATTTTTAGTGAAATATCTAACAATCATATTTATAATATAAATGTAAAAAAACAGTTTGATGGTTGGGAAATTGCAGGAATTAAACTGCACGCAGCTATAGATGTTCTTATAAAAAATAATTTTATACACGATAACCACAGAGGTATTTGGTTAGATTGGCAAGCACAAGGTGCTCGGGTATCGGGTAATCTTTTATTTAATAATGAAGATCAAGATTTATTTGTTGAGGTAAATCACGGACCTATGGTAATTGATAACAATATTATACTTTCAGAAAGAGGGATTCTTAATGCGTCTCAAGGTACAGCGTTTGTCAATAATTTAGTTGCAGGAAATATACACATGAGAACGGCAACAAATAGGTTTACACATTATCATTTCCCACATTCTACGGAAGTTTTGGGGATGATGACGGTTATACTTGGTGACGATCGTTTTTACAATAACATTTTTGCTGCCAATAACGAGTCGTTAGAGAAGAGTCAATATTATGGTTTGGATGCTTATAACGATTTTCCTTCGGCTTCATACCAATGGAAATCACCTGGTAGTTTAAATAACTATAATGCACAGAAGTTCCCCGTTTTTATAGATGCTAATTTGTATTTAAATAGAGCTAAACCATCCAATATAGAAACAAATCTTGTTGAAAATAAAACCTTAAATCCGGCTATTCGTTTAACTAAATCGGACGATGGTTATTACTTAAGTATTACTGCAGACGCGAGTTTTAGGCAAGTTAAAACACAGTTTGTAAATACCACTATTTTAGGTGCTGCTTTTCAATCGGAAACACCTTATGAAAATCCTGATGGCTCTGCACTCACCATTAATGAAGATTATTTTGGAAACGAAAGAACCACGGAACAACCATTGGTTGGCCCATTTCAGAATTTAAAAATAGGAGAGAATAGAATTAAAGTTTGGAGAAATTAA
- a CDS encoding sulfatase-like hydrolase/transferase, producing MHKFFKHTLLAGILVLAFTSCKDKAETKAEVAEAPKRPNFLFVLVDDQSPFDLQTYDPNSILETPTISKLASQGVVVEQARHMGSMNGAVCTPSRHMIMSGRTLWHLPPSAEFQKQTDPNEIDDQTIGAVFNRAGYKTMRTCKKGNSYPGANKQFTVVHDATKRGGTEETGSAWHAKQVLEYLGDREVAKEEDPFFIYFGFSHPHDTRNGTPELLEKYGATNHKDPNSLPAANDKQPELQDNYLAAHPFFHGHPQLRDEERVSGVWKNRDERTIRNELGREYACSENVDNQLEKVLAKLEAMGELDNTYIVYTSDHGMAIGRHGLQGKQNLYEHTSRVPFIVKGPGIPSGKRVTGNMYLLDVLPTLCDLAGIDAPETVEGKSMVPVFRGEKETVRDVMYGVYAGGTKPGMRSVKMGDWKLIKYDVMDGKVRETQLFNLAENPNEYLPEHNKAGEMETDLAENPKYAEKLAEMEALLLEQMVAHDDPYRLWNQKS from the coding sequence ATGCATAAATTTTTTAAACACACTCTTTTAGCCGGAATTTTAGTGCTAGCGTTTACAAGTTGTAAAGACAAAGCAGAAACCAAAGCGGAAGTTGCAGAAGCTCCAAAACGACCAAATTTTCTATTTGTACTGGTGGATGATCAATCGCCGTTTGATTTGCAAACCTACGATCCAAATTCAATTTTAGAAACGCCAACCATTAGTAAGTTAGCTAGCCAAGGTGTTGTTGTAGAGCAAGCGCGCCACATGGGGTCTATGAATGGAGCTGTTTGTACGCCATCGCGCCATATGATTATGTCTGGAAGAACGTTATGGCATTTACCACCAAGTGCAGAATTTCAAAAGCAAACCGATCCAAACGAGATAGACGACCAAACTATTGGTGCTGTTTTTAATCGTGCGGGTTATAAAACCATGAGAACTTGTAAAAAAGGAAACTCTTATCCAGGAGCAAATAAGCAATTTACTGTGGTTCACGATGCAACAAAGCGTGGCGGCACAGAAGAAACAGGAAGTGCTTGGCATGCAAAGCAAGTGCTAGAATATTTAGGAGATAGAGAAGTTGCGAAAGAAGAAGATCCGTTTTTTATCTATTTCGGGTTTTCTCATCCACATGATACTCGAAATGGTACGCCGGAATTGTTAGAAAAGTATGGAGCAACTAATCATAAAGATCCAAATTCATTGCCTGCTGCAAATGATAAGCAACCAGAACTTCAGGATAATTATTTAGCGGCACACCCATTTTTTCATGGACATCCGCAACTTAGAGATGAGGAACGTGTAAGTGGTGTTTGGAAAAATAGAGATGAAAGAACGATAAGAAATGAATTAGGTAGAGAATACGCGTGTTCAGAGAATGTAGATAATCAATTAGAGAAAGTTTTAGCTAAGCTTGAAGCTATGGGTGAACTAGATAATACTTATATTGTTTATACTTCAGATCACGGAATGGCTATTGGTCGTCATGGTTTACAAGGAAAACAAAACTTATACGAGCATACTTCGAGAGTGCCATTTATAGTTAAAGGACCTGGGATTCCTTCAGGGAAACGTGTAACAGGGAATATGTATCTTTTAGATGTATTACCAACGTTATGCGATTTAGCAGGAATTGATGCTCCAGAAACTGTAGAAGGTAAAAGTATGGTACCCGTTTTTAGAGGAGAAAAAGAAACCGTTCGCGACGTGATGTATGGCGTATACGCTGGAGGAACAAAGCCAGGAATGCGTAGTGTGAAAATGGGCGATTGGAAATTAATCAAGTATGATGTAATGGACGGTAAAGTGAGAGAAACTCAACTTTTTAATTTAGCTGAAAATCCAAACGAATATCTGCCTGAGCATAATAAAGCAGGTGAAATGGAAACTGATTTAGCCGAAAACCCAAAATATGCTGAGAAATTAGCCGAAATGGAAGCTTTATTACTAGAGCAAATGGTTGCTCATGATGATCCTTACCGTCTTTGGAATCAAAAATCATAA
- a CDS encoding sulfatase family protein, whose product MKLVLKVVTCLNFALLVSCGQQNKAQAVKASEETKPNIVIIYTDDQGYGDVGALNPEAKFRTPNMDKLANEGVTFTDGHSSDAVCTPSRYSLLTGRYSWRTSLKKNVLRADGPCLIEKDRMTIASLLREQGYSTAMIGKWHLQMEFEGDVKKGGRDWSKPFTDGPIEKGFDYFFGIPASMNYGILTYLENDRVLDPPTLYTKKKLDVTPRTYRMTPPYQEEQAKGYVEVAPSFNDELVLKTFADKAVEYIGNAADESKSGKPFFLYLPLTSPHLPHCTHPDFQGKSNCGNYGDFMEETDYRIGQVLDALKANGLDENTLVIFSSDNGAESNYEYQRDTYEHYSCMNFKGGKRDIYEGGHRVPFLMRWPKAIKAGTQVNDPVCQTDYLATIADIVGANIPDNAGEDSYSLWPMIKDDAVKQKADRPVIHHSFTGHFAIREGKWKLNMLRGSGGSLKPVIIEPKEGEAPFELYDIENDPGETTNLYFEEPEVVSRLTAKITDIIKTGRSTEGAPQPYVTENWEQLTWMSLN is encoded by the coding sequence ATGAAATTAGTATTAAAAGTTGTCACTTGTTTGAACTTCGCTTTGTTAGTCTCTTGTGGCCAACAAAATAAAGCACAGGCAGTAAAAGCATCCGAAGAAACAAAACCCAATATTGTTATTATTTATACCGACGATCAAGGTTATGGGGATGTTGGTGCACTTAACCCTGAGGCGAAATTTAGAACGCCAAATATGGATAAGTTAGCTAACGAAGGTGTTACTTTTACCGATGGACACAGTAGTGATGCGGTTTGTACACCTTCTAGATACAGCTTGTTAACAGGACGTTACAGTTGGAGAACAAGTTTAAAGAAAAACGTTTTACGTGCAGATGGTCCGTGTTTAATTGAAAAAGATAGAATGACGATTGCTTCGCTACTTCGTGAGCAAGGTTATAGCACAGCCATGATTGGTAAATGGCACCTTCAAATGGAGTTTGAAGGTGATGTAAAAAAAGGTGGTCGCGATTGGTCTAAACCTTTCACAGATGGTCCCATTGAAAAAGGTTTCGATTATTTCTTCGGAATCCCTGCTTCTATGAATTATGGCATATTAACATATTTAGAAAACGATCGAGTGCTTGATCCTCCAACGCTTTACACAAAAAAGAAATTGGATGTTACGCCGCGTACTTATAGAATGACGCCGCCATATCAAGAAGAACAAGCTAAGGGCTATGTTGAGGTAGCGCCTTCATTTAATGACGAATTGGTTCTTAAAACTTTTGCAGATAAAGCCGTTGAATATATCGGTAATGCTGCAGATGAATCTAAATCTGGAAAACCTTTCTTTTTATACTTACCACTTACAAGTCCCCATTTACCACATTGTACACATCCTGATTTTCAAGGGAAAAGTAATTGCGGAAATTATGGCGATTTTATGGAAGAAACAGATTATCGTATCGGGCAAGTGCTTGATGCTTTAAAAGCAAATGGTTTAGATGAAAATACTTTGGTTATTTTTTCATCGGATAATGGTGCCGAGTCTAATTACGAATATCAGAGAGACACCTACGAACATTACAGTTGTATGAATTTTAAAGGGGGAAAACGTGATATTTATGAAGGCGGACACCGAGTACCGTTTTTAATGCGTTGGCCAAAAGCGATTAAAGCAGGAACACAAGTAAACGATCCGGTTTGTCAAACCGATTATTTAGCTACTATTGCCGATATTGTTGGGGCTAATATACCTGATAATGCAGGAGAAGACAGTTATAGTTTATGGCCAATGATTAAGGATGACGCTGTTAAACAAAAAGCAGATAGACCAGTGATTCACCATTCATTTACAGGACATTTCGCTATTCGCGAAGGGAAATGGAAGTTAAACATGCTGAGAGGTTCTGGTGGTTCTTTAAAACCTGTAATTATAGAACCAAAAGAAGGCGAAGCACCGTTTGAACTATATGATATAGAAAACGATCCTGGGGAAACTACAAATCTTTATTTTGAAGAACCAGAAGTGGTTAGTAGGCTAACAGCTAAAATCACCGATATTATAAAAACAGGTCGATCGACAGAAGGGGCACCTCAACCTTATGTTACAGAAAATTGGGAGCAATTAACATGGATGAGCTTAAATTAA